A genomic region of Xanthomonas campestris pv. phormiicola contains the following coding sequences:
- the ykgO gene encoding type B 50S ribosomal protein L36, which yields MKVLSSLKSAKTRHRDCKVVRRRGKVFVICKSNPRFKARQR from the coding sequence ATGAAAGTCCTGTCCTCCCTGAAGTCGGCGAAGACCCGTCACCGCGACTGCAAGGTGGTCCGCCGCCGCGGCAAGGTTTTCGTGATCTGCAAGTCGAACCCGCGTTTCAAGGCTCGCCAGCGCTGA
- the cmk gene encoding (d)CMP kinase: MNDPAPVLTIDGPSGAGKGTVSRIVAGKLGWHYLDSGALYRAVGVAASWANLDISDAAALVRCTFDTHVTFEDVAGGGLRVRINRVDATDELRLETTGAVASAIAAIPEVRSALKQRQRAFRRPPGLVADGRDMGTVIFPDAPYKVFLTASAEERAMRRHNQLKEKGVSVIFDDLLREIMARDARDAQRSVAPLRPADDAVLLDTTGMAIDQVVGRVLELLPA; encoded by the coding sequence ATGAACGACCCCGCTCCCGTCCTGACCATCGATGGCCCTTCCGGGGCCGGCAAAGGCACCGTCAGCCGCATCGTCGCCGGCAAGCTGGGCTGGCATTACCTGGATTCGGGGGCGCTGTACCGGGCGGTCGGCGTGGCCGCCAGCTGGGCGAACCTGGACATTTCCGACGCCGCGGCGCTGGTGCGCTGCACCTTCGACACCCACGTCACCTTCGAGGACGTGGCCGGCGGCGGCCTGCGGGTCAGGATCAACCGGGTCGACGCCACCGACGAGTTGCGGCTGGAGACCACCGGCGCGGTGGCCTCGGCGATCGCCGCGATCCCGGAGGTGCGCTCGGCGCTGAAGCAGCGCCAGCGCGCGTTCCGGCGCCCGCCGGGGCTGGTCGCCGACGGCCGCGACATGGGCACGGTGATTTTCCCGGACGCCCCGTACAAGGTGTTCCTGACCGCCAGTGCCGAGGAGCGCGCCATGCGCCGGCATAACCAGTTGAAGGAAAAAGGAGTTTCCGTTATATTCGACGACCTGCTGCGCGAGATCATGGCCCGCGACGCACGCGATGCCCAACGTTCGGTGGCGCCGCTGAGGCCGGCAGACGATGCCGTCCTCCTCGACACCACCGGCATGGCCATCGACCAAGTGGTTGGCCGGGTCCTGGAATTGCTGCCCGCCTGA
- the rpsA gene encoding 30S ribosomal protein S1, with product MTESFAELFEASQTNLAKLKPGSIVTGVVVEVRGDVVVINAGLKSEGIVPIEQFRNDAGEIDVAEGDLVKVALDSLENGFGETVLSREKAKRAMVWDELEEALEKNETITGRISGKVKGGFTVDIKDVRAFLPGSLVDVRPVRDPAYLEGKELEFKLIKLDRKRNNVVVSRRAVVESEHSEEREQLMDKLQEGAILKGVVKNLTDYGAFVDLGGIDGLLHITDMAWKRVRHPSEVVNVGDELDVRVLKFDRERNRVSLGLKQLGEDPWDNIARRYPANSRVYGKVSNVTDYGAFVEIEPGVEGLVHVSEMDWTNKNVNPSKVVQVGDEVEVMVLDVDEERRRISLGMKQVAANPWETFAATHKKNDKVSGQIKSITDFGIFIGLDGGIDGLVHLSDISWNTTGEDIVRNFKKGDTLEAVVLAVDPERERISLGVKQLEQDPFGQYMAANPKGSKVEGVVREVDAKGATIDLADGIEGYVAARDIANERVDDATQHLKVGDKIEAKFVGMDRKGRTLQLSIKAKDDAEMREVLEEYQSASGGTTQLGALLRAQLNGNKSE from the coding sequence ATGACCGAATCTTTTGCCGAACTGTTCGAAGCCAGTCAAACCAATCTGGCCAAGCTGAAGCCGGGCTCCATCGTCACCGGTGTCGTCGTGGAAGTCCGCGGCGACGTGGTGGTGATCAACGCCGGCCTGAAGTCCGAAGGCATCGTGCCGATCGAACAGTTCCGTAACGACGCTGGCGAGATCGACGTCGCCGAAGGCGACCTGGTCAAGGTCGCCCTCGACTCGCTCGAGAACGGCTTCGGCGAAACCGTGTTGTCGCGCGAGAAGGCCAAGCGCGCGATGGTGTGGGACGAGCTGGAAGAAGCGTTGGAAAAGAACGAGACCATCACCGGCCGCATCAGCGGCAAGGTCAAGGGTGGTTTCACCGTGGACATCAAGGATGTCCGCGCGTTCCTGCCCGGTTCGCTGGTCGATGTGCGCCCCGTGCGCGACCCGGCCTACCTGGAAGGCAAGGAGCTGGAGTTCAAGCTCATCAAGCTGGACCGCAAGCGCAACAACGTGGTGGTCTCGCGTCGTGCGGTGGTCGAGAGCGAGCACTCGGAAGAGCGCGAGCAGCTGATGGACAAGCTGCAGGAAGGCGCGATCCTGAAGGGCGTGGTCAAGAACCTGACCGACTACGGCGCGTTCGTGGACCTGGGCGGCATCGACGGCCTGCTGCACATCACCGACATGGCCTGGAAGCGCGTGCGCCATCCGTCCGAAGTCGTCAACGTCGGCGACGAGCTGGACGTGCGCGTGCTGAAGTTCGACCGCGAGCGCAACCGCGTTTCGCTGGGTCTGAAGCAGCTGGGCGAGGATCCGTGGGACAACATCGCGCGTCGTTACCCGGCCAACAGCCGCGTGTACGGCAAGGTCTCCAACGTCACCGATTACGGCGCGTTCGTCGAGATCGAGCCGGGCGTGGAAGGCCTGGTGCACGTGTCGGAAATGGATTGGACCAACAAGAACGTCAACCCGTCCAAGGTCGTGCAGGTCGGCGACGAGGTCGAGGTCATGGTCCTGGACGTGGACGAGGAGCGTCGCCGCATCTCGCTGGGCATGAAGCAGGTCGCCGCCAATCCGTGGGAAACCTTCGCTGCCACCCACAAGAAGAACGACAAGGTGTCCGGCCAGATCAAGTCGATCACCGATTTCGGCATCTTCATCGGCCTGGACGGCGGCATCGACGGCCTGGTGCACCTGTCGGACATCAGCTGGAACACCACCGGCGAAGACATCGTGCGCAACTTCAAGAAGGGCGACACGCTGGAAGCGGTGGTGCTGGCGGTGGACCCGGAGCGCGAGCGCATCAGCCTGGGCGTCAAGCAGCTGGAGCAGGATCCGTTCGGCCAGTACATGGCGGCCAATCCGAAGGGTTCGAAGGTCGAGGGCGTGGTGCGTGAAGTGGACGCCAAGGGCGCCACCATCGACCTGGCCGACGGCATCGAGGGCTACGTCGCCGCGCGCGACATCGCCAACGAGCGCGTCGACGATGCGACCCAGCACCTGAAGGTCGGCGACAAGATCGAAGCCAAGTTCGTGGGCATGGACCGCAAGGGCCGCACCCTGCAGCTGTCGATCAAGGCCAAGGACGATGCCGAAATGCGCGAAGTGCTGGAGGAATACCAGTCCGCGTCGGGCGGCACCACCCAGCTGGGCGCGCTGCTGCGTGCGCAGTTGAACGGCAACAAGTCCGAGTAA